The Methylacidimicrobium sp. B4 genome contains a region encoding:
- a CDS encoding DUF4260 family protein, producing MASGAVHGTPLLLLRGEGLAVALASGVAFGSLGQSWLLFAGLFLLPDLSLLAYLAGSRLGAAAYDALHTYLAPILLFGAGAALGAPTGMAIALIWSAHIGFDRALGFGLKYGDGFGSTHLGTLGRPQKG from the coding sequence ATGGCGTCGGGCGCGGTCCACGGAACTCCTCTCCTCCTGTTGCGAGGTGAGGGGCTCGCCGTGGCGCTGGCCTCCGGGGTTGCTTTCGGCTCTCTCGGGCAGTCCTGGCTCCTGTTTGCCGGGCTCTTTCTCCTGCCGGATCTTTCCCTGCTCGCTTACCTTGCAGGCTCGCGCCTTGGAGCGGCGGCGTATGATGCTCTCCACACCTATCTTGCCCCGATCCTTCTTTTCGGCGCGGGAGCCGCTTTGGGAGCGCCGACCGGGATGGCGATCGCGCTAATCTGGAGCGCCCATATCGGTTTCGACCGCGCGCTAGGCTTCGGCTTGAAGTATGGGGACGGCTTCGGCTCCACCCACCTGGGGACTCTCGGGCGCCCTCAGAAAGGCTAG
- a CDS encoding SDR family oxidoreductase, whose translation MQPLSRKTAIVTGASSGIGRATALALARAGASVVVTARRLDRVEALARQIAEEGGSALPLRCDVREARDVEEVVETSRKQFGSVDILVANAGIMPLSLLRNLRVAEWMATVDVNVKGVLHSIAAVLPLFLEQKSGHIITLSSVAGRKVFPGSAVYCATKYAVRALSEGLRMELSPSDNIRVTIIEPGAVITELLETIRDPEALQGIQRYFQEGRALQAEDIARAIVYAVTQPPHVNVNEILIRPTFQEL comes from the coding sequence ATGCAGCCTCTCTCCCGCAAGACCGCCATCGTTACCGGAGCCTCGAGCGGCATCGGCCGGGCGACCGCGCTCGCCCTTGCTCGCGCGGGCGCCAGCGTCGTAGTGACCGCCCGCCGCCTCGACCGCGTCGAAGCGCTCGCCCGCCAGATCGCGGAGGAAGGGGGAAGCGCCCTCCCCCTCCGCTGCGACGTCCGGGAAGCGCGAGACGTGGAAGAGGTCGTCGAGACCAGCCGCAAGCAGTTCGGCAGCGTCGACATCCTGGTCGCCAATGCCGGCATCATGCCGCTCTCCCTTTTGCGCAACCTCCGGGTGGCGGAGTGGATGGCCACGGTCGACGTCAACGTCAAAGGCGTTCTCCACAGCATCGCCGCGGTCTTACCGCTCTTCCTCGAGCAGAAGAGCGGTCATATCATCACCCTCTCCTCGGTCGCAGGAAGAAAGGTCTTTCCGGGAAGTGCCGTCTATTGCGCGACCAAGTACGCCGTCCGTGCCCTCTCCGAGGGGCTGCGGATGGAGCTCTCCCCATCCGACAACATCCGTGTCACCATCATCGAGCCCGGAGCGGTGATCACCGAGCTGCTCGAGACCATCCGCGATCCGGAGGCCCTGCAAGGGATCCAGCGGTACTTCCAGGAAGGCCGCGCGCTCCAAGCCGAGGACATCGCCAGAGCGATCGTCTACGCCGTGACGCAGCCTCCGCACGTCAACGTCAACGAGATCCTGATCCGGCCAACCTTCCAGGAGCTGTGA
- a CDS encoding DEAD/DEAH box helicase codes for MNFHPAVRDWFAKTLGAPTPVQRAAWPLIQSGKPVLLSSPTGSGKTLAAFLGAIDELVRRGQSGKLLEEISVLYVSPLRALSSDIHRNLLEPLAGIGRELAAQALPSPEIRIAVRTGDTPASERARMIRHPPHLLVTTPESLYLLLGSTGGRSLLSSVQVVILDEIHAIASGKRGAHLSLSLERLSGLTRSPFQRIGLSATQRPIRELARFLTGVAEGGAAPCAIVDLGSQRKIELAIELPPSPLEPVLSTEAWEGIYDRVAELVRSHRTTLVFVHSRRLAERVAHHLTGRLGEEAVAAHHGSLSRDRRLAAEQRLKSGRLPVLVATSSLELGIDIGEVDLVCQLGSPRSIASLLQRVGRSGHRLGEAIPEGRLFPLSQDELVECAGLLLAVREGILDRLVIPEAPLDVLSQQIVAEVATGPRDEEALFQMVRRAYPYRRLRREEFLRLMQMLSEGYSPRRERSHALLFRDRAQNRVLPRKGARLAALLNGGAIPDNGEYTVVAEPEGIALGTVNEDFAVESLPGDVFALGNTSWRLRKIERGVVRVEDAHGEAPTIPFWLGELPGRSRELSACAGRVRRRVDQWLAEAEGRGLPDTEAHIAQKLEGWIELSGRAARELSSYLAATRAALGFVPHPGQIGIERFFDPSGGTQLVIHAPFGSRVNRAWGLALRKRFCRKFNFELQAAATEDAILLSLTHAHSFPLEEILSFLHPESVRSVLIQALLASPMFTVRWRWTASIALAIPRRRGGSKIPPLLQRMEAEELLGAIFPDAVACLENLSGDRECPDHPLVEQTLRDCLSEGMDVDGLEEILGKLRAGEIASQGCDLREPSPAARAILAARPYSFLDPAPAEERRARAVAYSGYRPPADLRELSRADPEAVGRVQEEAWPDPEDPDQMEDALLLLGFLTSREAREGRPEPFGLSWERPARPWEELLEQLAQAGRALAFCPQPGSSDPLWSSPAWLAHWRGLFPNGKILFGREDFPPSSEPLEPEIALRELLRARLQGLGPICATALGRPLGLPAERLLPTLLTLEAEGFLFRGRWLGGEAEEQWCVRGLLARIHRYGQESLRRSVRPASASDFLRFLLAWQRLAPEERAAGPESLSAILPLLEGVSAPAETWEQEILPARIEGYDPSWLERLCLDGRFFWHRLRPAQEEGRRARLVASSPVVLLPRGRLPVWQNGALSASGQLRHRAAVVFTYLQTHGPSFRSDIQDGCGLLRGEAIEALAELAGSGLVHSDGFSGLRLFLPVRERCKDHDVPAGRWSLTPPISPLGDEERAEAVARVLLRRYGVVFRRLLDREELLPPWWQLLSIYRRLEAREEIRGGRFVAGFSGEQFALPDAAASLRKIRDQPKTGGWVSVCGADPANLIGILTPGERLPVLAGNRLLYRDGEPIAVLRSGKSHFLHPLDPGEEWEATKRLLRRADARG; via the coding sequence TTGAACTTTCACCCCGCCGTCCGAGACTGGTTTGCCAAGACCCTGGGGGCCCCTACCCCGGTCCAGCGGGCCGCCTGGCCCCTCATCCAGAGCGGGAAGCCGGTTCTCCTCTCCTCGCCAACGGGCTCGGGCAAGACCCTGGCCGCCTTCCTCGGAGCGATCGACGAGCTCGTCCGCCGCGGCCAGTCGGGGAAGCTCCTCGAGGAGATCTCGGTCCTCTACGTCTCCCCGCTCCGCGCTCTCTCCTCCGACATTCACCGGAACCTCCTGGAGCCGCTCGCCGGCATCGGCCGGGAGCTCGCCGCTCAAGCTCTCCCCTCCCCGGAAATCCGCATCGCCGTCCGCACCGGGGACACCCCGGCCTCGGAGCGCGCCCGGATGATCCGCCATCCCCCGCATCTCCTGGTCACAACCCCGGAATCGCTCTACCTGCTCCTCGGGAGCACCGGCGGGCGCAGCCTCCTCTCCTCCGTGCAGGTCGTCATCCTCGATGAGATCCACGCCATCGCCTCCGGAAAACGGGGAGCGCACCTTTCCCTTTCCCTCGAGCGCCTTTCCGGATTGACCCGCTCTCCCTTCCAGCGCATCGGGCTTTCGGCAACCCAGCGGCCGATCCGGGAGCTTGCCCGCTTCCTGACCGGAGTCGCCGAGGGCGGGGCGGCTCCCTGCGCGATCGTCGATCTGGGCTCCCAACGGAAGATCGAGCTCGCGATCGAGCTGCCCCCCTCCCCCTTGGAGCCGGTACTCTCCACCGAGGCGTGGGAAGGAATCTACGACCGCGTGGCCGAGCTCGTCCGCTCCCATCGGACGACCCTCGTCTTCGTCCACAGCCGCCGCCTCGCCGAGCGCGTCGCCCACCATCTGACCGGACGCCTCGGGGAAGAGGCCGTGGCCGCGCACCACGGGAGCCTGAGCCGCGACCGCCGGCTCGCGGCCGAGCAGCGGCTCAAGAGTGGCCGGCTTCCGGTCCTCGTCGCGACCTCCTCCCTGGAGCTCGGCATCGATATCGGCGAGGTCGACCTCGTCTGCCAGCTCGGCTCGCCCCGCTCGATCGCCTCCCTTCTGCAGCGGGTCGGCCGATCGGGCCACCGCCTGGGAGAAGCGATCCCCGAGGGGAGGCTCTTTCCGCTCAGCCAGGACGAGCTGGTCGAATGCGCGGGGCTCCTGCTGGCGGTCCGGGAGGGGATCCTCGATCGGCTCGTCATCCCCGAAGCGCCGCTCGACGTGCTGTCCCAACAGATCGTCGCCGAGGTGGCGACCGGGCCTCGAGACGAGGAGGCCCTCTTCCAGATGGTCCGACGGGCCTACCCCTATCGCCGGCTCCGCCGCGAGGAGTTCCTCCGGCTCATGCAGATGCTCTCCGAGGGCTATTCCCCGAGGCGGGAGCGGAGCCACGCCCTTCTCTTCCGCGACCGCGCGCAGAACCGGGTTCTTCCCCGCAAGGGCGCCCGGCTCGCCGCGCTGCTCAACGGTGGGGCGATTCCCGACAACGGGGAATACACCGTGGTCGCCGAACCCGAAGGGATCGCCTTGGGGACCGTGAACGAGGATTTTGCGGTCGAGAGCCTTCCGGGGGATGTCTTTGCCTTGGGGAATACCTCCTGGCGGCTCCGCAAGATCGAGCGGGGGGTCGTCCGCGTCGAGGATGCGCACGGGGAGGCTCCCACCATCCCGTTCTGGCTCGGGGAGCTTCCGGGCCGCAGCCGCGAGCTTTCCGCGTGCGCGGGCCGGGTCCGCCGCCGTGTCGACCAATGGCTTGCGGAAGCCGAAGGGCGCGGGCTCCCGGACACCGAGGCGCACATCGCCCAGAAGCTCGAAGGCTGGATCGAGCTCTCCGGGCGCGCCGCCCGCGAGCTCTCCTCCTATCTGGCGGCAACCCGGGCCGCCCTCGGCTTCGTCCCCCATCCGGGGCAGATCGGGATCGAACGCTTCTTTGACCCCTCCGGCGGGACCCAGCTCGTGATCCATGCTCCCTTCGGAAGCCGCGTCAATCGCGCCTGGGGGCTTGCGCTGCGCAAGCGCTTCTGCCGGAAGTTCAACTTCGAGCTGCAGGCGGCGGCGACCGAGGATGCGATCCTTCTCTCGCTCACTCATGCGCACAGCTTTCCGCTCGAGGAGATTCTCTCCTTTTTGCATCCGGAATCGGTCCGCTCGGTCCTGATCCAGGCGCTCCTGGCGAGCCCGATGTTCACGGTCCGCTGGCGCTGGACCGCCTCGATCGCGCTCGCGATCCCGCGGCGGCGCGGCGGGAGCAAGATCCCTCCCCTTCTCCAGCGGATGGAAGCCGAGGAGCTGCTCGGTGCAATCTTCCCCGATGCGGTCGCCTGCCTCGAGAACCTCAGCGGCGACCGTGAATGCCCCGATCATCCTCTGGTCGAGCAGACCCTCCGCGACTGCCTCTCGGAGGGGATGGACGTGGATGGCCTGGAGGAGATCCTCGGCAAGCTCCGCGCCGGCGAAATCGCCTCCCAGGGATGCGACCTCCGCGAGCCCTCCCCAGCCGCTCGCGCGATCCTGGCCGCACGCCCCTACTCCTTTCTCGACCCCGCTCCGGCCGAAGAGCGCCGGGCCCGTGCGGTCGCCTACTCCGGATACCGCCCGCCCGCCGATCTCCGGGAGCTCTCCCGCGCCGATCCGGAAGCGGTGGGGAGGGTCCAAGAAGAAGCCTGGCCCGACCCGGAGGATCCGGATCAGATGGAAGACGCGCTCCTGCTGCTCGGATTCCTCACCTCCCGGGAAGCCCGGGAGGGACGGCCGGAGCCATTCGGGCTCTCCTGGGAGAGACCGGCACGGCCCTGGGAAGAGCTCCTGGAGCAGCTGGCGCAGGCCGGACGGGCCTTGGCCTTCTGCCCACAGCCCGGTTCGAGCGATCCCCTCTGGAGCTCTCCCGCGTGGCTCGCCCACTGGAGAGGCCTCTTCCCGAACGGGAAGATCCTTTTCGGAAGGGAGGACTTCCCACCCAGCTCCGAGCCTTTGGAGCCGGAGATCGCCCTCCGCGAGCTCCTCCGCGCTCGCCTCCAGGGGCTCGGGCCGATTTGCGCCACGGCTCTGGGCCGTCCGCTCGGGCTTCCAGCCGAACGGCTGCTCCCCACCCTCTTGACGCTCGAGGCGGAGGGATTTCTCTTCCGCGGCCGATGGCTCGGCGGAGAAGCCGAGGAGCAGTGGTGCGTGCGCGGGCTGCTCGCCCGCATCCATCGCTACGGCCAAGAGAGCCTCCGCCGCTCGGTCCGCCCGGCCTCCGCCTCGGACTTCCTCCGCTTCCTCTTGGCGTGGCAGAGGCTCGCTCCGGAGGAGCGGGCGGCGGGCCCCGAGAGCCTCTCCGCAATCCTTCCGCTCCTGGAGGGAGTTTCCGCGCCGGCGGAAACCTGGGAGCAGGAGATTCTTCCGGCCCGGATCGAGGGCTACGACCCGTCTTGGCTCGAACGACTCTGCCTGGACGGCCGTTTCTTCTGGCACCGGCTGCGCCCTGCGCAAGAGGAGGGCCGGAGGGCGCGCCTGGTGGCCTCTTCCCCGGTCGTCCTCCTGCCCAGAGGCAGGCTCCCGGTCTGGCAGAACGGGGCTCTCTCCGCATCCGGCCAGCTCCGCCACCGCGCGGCGGTGGTCTTCACCTATCTCCAGACCCACGGCCCCTCCTTCCGATCCGACATCCAGGATGGCTGCGGCCTCCTCCGGGGAGAAGCGATTGAGGCCCTGGCGGAGCTGGCAGGGAGCGGGCTCGTCCACTCCGACGGCTTTTCCGGGCTTCGCCTCTTCCTGCCCGTGCGGGAGCGGTGCAAGGACCACGACGTGCCTGCGGGACGCTGGTCGCTGACTCCACCGATCTCCCCTCTCGGAGATGAGGAGCGGGCGGAGGCGGTCGCCCGCGTCCTGCTGCGGCGCTACGGCGTCGTCTTTCGCCGGCTGCTCGACCGAGAAGAGCTCCTTCCCCCTTGGTGGCAGCTTCTCAGCATCTATCGCCGGCTCGAAGCACGGGAAGAGATCCGCGGTGGCCGCTTCGTCGCGGGCTTCTCTGGGGAGCAGTTCGCGCTCCCGGACGCGGCCGCCTCTCTCCGGAAGATCCGGGACCAACCCAAGACCGGCGGCTGGGTCTCGGTCTGCGGCGCCGATCCCGCCAACCTGATCGGCATCCTCACCCCCGGCGAGCGATTGCCCGTCCTTGCCGGCAACCGCCTGCTCTACCGCGACGGCGAGCCGATCGCCGTTCTCCGTTCCGGAAAGAGCCATTTCCTCCACCCGCTCGATCCCGGCGAAGAGTGGGAGGCGACCAAGCGGCTCCTCCGGCGTGCCGATGCCCGGGGCTAG
- a CDS encoding IS607 family transposase: MKLSVWARQQGLCYKTAWRMWKDGKLPVPAEQLPTGTVIVHAEERQPSSVALYARVSSADQKGDLDRQLARLTEFALARRLSIVEAVKEVGSGMDGQRKGLLRLLRDPKIGTILVEHRDRLMRLGFEQVEAALAAQGRSVLVVDSEERTDDKVRDLEEVILSLGERLYGKSAANDRMKKALGALISKANLPPAPAGCA, from the coding sequence ATGAAGCTGAGTGTCTGGGCGAGACAGCAGGGCCTTTGCTACAAGACGGCTTGGCGGATGTGGAAGGACGGGAAGCTGCCCGTGCCGGCCGAGCAGCTGCCGACCGGGACGGTGATCGTGCATGCGGAGGAGAGGCAGCCCAGCAGCGTGGCCCTCTACGCCCGCGTCTCCAGCGCCGACCAGAAGGGGGATCTGGACCGGCAGTTGGCGCGGCTGACGGAGTTCGCCCTTGCCAGGCGGTTATCGATCGTCGAGGCCGTCAAGGAGGTGGGCTCGGGAATGGATGGCCAGCGCAAGGGGCTCTTGCGGCTTTTGCGCGATCCCAAGATCGGCACCATTCTCGTCGAGCACCGGGACCGGTTGATGCGCTTGGGATTCGAGCAGGTCGAGGCGGCCTTGGCCGCGCAGGGTCGATCGGTGCTGGTTGTCGATTCGGAGGAGAGGACCGACGACAAGGTCCGCGATCTAGAGGAGGTCATCCTCTCCCTGGGTGAGAGGCTCTACGGCAAGAGCGCCGCCAACGACCGGATGAAGAAGGCATTGGGAGCTCTCATAAGCAAAGCCAATCTCCCGCCTGCACCCGCCGGATGCGCTTGA